The Oryzihumus leptocrescens sequence CACGCCGGGAGCGTCGGACGCCACCGGCCGGCGCATTTTGGCCGGACGGGCCGCCTCGGCTACTCTTGACCGGTTCCCCCAGCCGGCGCATCCTTCGTGCTGCCCTGCCGGGAGCACCAGTTCTTCCATTGCATCAACGAGTTCAGGAGATCACCCGTGGCTGCCAACTGCGATGTCTGCGGCAAGGGACCGGGCTTCGGTCACAACATCTCGCACTCGCACCGCCGCACCAAGCGCCGCTGGAACCCCAACATCCAGCGCGTGAAGGCTCTGGTGGGCGCGGCCGGTGTGACCCCGAAGCGTCTCAACGTCTGCACCTCGTGCCTCAAGGCCGGCAAGGTCAAGCGCTGACCCAGCGTCCTGCCGCCTGACCCAGGCACACCGACACGAGCCGGTCCCCTCGCGGGGCCGGCTCTTGTCATGCCTCGGCGCGGGTCAGCCGGCGAAGTGGTCCCAGCCGCCGGGGCCCTGGGCCTGCCCGTCGAGGGTGACGCCCTCGCCGCCGACGACGGCGCCGACCCTGCGCCAGCCGTGGGGCAGGGGCACGTGCGCCGGGAAGCAGCCCAGCAGCGAGTGCTCCTCGCCACCGGTGAGCACGCACTCCCACGCCATCTCCTCCCCCACCGCGCCGGCCAGCGCCGCGACGTCGGCCTGCAGCGCCTCCCGGCTCAGGTCGACCCCGACCCCGCTGGCGCGGGCGACCCGGCCGGCGTCGCGCACCAGCCCGTCGCTGAGGTCGAGCATCGCGTGCACCCCGGCCTCGGCGGCCAGCGGTCCCTGGCGGTACGCCGGTCGCGGCCGACGGTGGTAGTCCACCAGCTCCGGGGCCCGGCCGGGCACACCGCGCTCCAGCAGCCGCCAGCCCGCGTGCGAGCGGCCGAGGCTGCCGGCCACCGCGACGACGTCGCCGGGGCGGGCACCCGAGCGCAGCACCGGCTCGCGGCCCTCGAGGTCACCCAGGGCGGTCACCGACACGACGAGCATCCCGGGCGGGGCCGAGGACAGGTCTCCCCCGACGACGGGGGCACCTGCCTCGCGGGCGGCCTCGGCCAGCCCCGTGGCGAAGTCGTGCACCCAGGCCAGTGGCGTAGCCGGATCGGCGATGAGCGTGACCAGCAGGCCGGTGGGCACCGCGCCCATCGCGGCGACGTCGGCGAGGTTCTGCGCCACCGTCTTGGCACCCACGTCGGCGCCGGTGGACCAGTCGTCGCGCCAGTCCCGGTCCCGCACCATCGCGTCGGTCGTGGCCACCACCTTACCGTCGGGCGCGGCGACGAGCGCGGCGTCATCGCCCGGCCCGAGCAGCACGCCATGGCCGCCAGGCAG is a genomic window containing:
- a CDS encoding thiamine-phosphate kinase; this translates as MARTSQTLPCRCRFRPSRRQRVVKDPNGSEGPTLAQVSESELLEGIFPLLPGGHGVLLGPGDDAALVAAPDGKVVATTDAMVRDRDWRDDWSTGADVGAKTVAQNLADVAAMGAVPTGLLVTLIADPATPLAWVHDFATGLAEAAREAGAPVVGGDLSSAPPGMLVVSVTALGDLEGREPVLRSGARPGDVVAVAGSLGRSHAGWRLLERGVPGRAPELVDYHRRPRPAYRQGPLAAEAGVHAMLDLSDGLVRDAGRVARASGVGVDLSREALQADVAALAGAVGEEMAWECVLTGGEEHSLLGCFPAHVPLPHGWRRVGAVVGGEGVTLDGQAQGPGGWDHFAG
- the rpmB gene encoding 50S ribosomal protein L28 is translated as MAANCDVCGKGPGFGHNISHSHRRTKRRWNPNIQRVKALVGAAGVTPKRLNVCTSCLKAGKVKR